A single genomic interval of Acidiphilium acidophilum harbors:
- a CDS encoding VTT domain-containing protein: protein MISHWVQSVVDFARAHTLLAYGLAFLLTGAEAFPIVGALVPGTAVIIALGALVPAGALRFWPLVAFATTGAIAGDGFSYWLGHRYKLEAANHWPLRGHPSLIERGEAFFRRYGGKAILVARFTPGVRAVVPLVAGITGMPAVRFYTLNIISAVLWAPAHVVMGVLIGASLTILGAVAGRLEALIVGFFVVLLLIIWLTPRAIGWLVRLMNHLRGPALTWARSRDSWFRRKIVSLLDPDTTEIPGLVALGGVLIGSTWLFFGVMQDLISGDPLVRADRSLLHLLLSMHVGWVTQLAAAVTEIGSGTGALAATGAALIWLGRRKAWRAMVYTVSTILGAVLFSAGLNLLLGHSKSLLLNTGQRTSILPGIHLAAFAALLGFLTIVMCRELTTRYRVLISIITITFLVALAFSRLYLGTEYLSITLESIAFGAAWATLLSIAYLARKAEVVRPVGLGCTTAIVFVVVGMVNIRVFHDTDMRRFSLQTQTQTMSLTQWRHGGWTHLPRRRLALFGEFDQPFTVQWVGSTAAIRSELHAHGWTLAPQWTFKSMLQFLAPHVNLALLPVLPRLASGRTDGLVMVRPSGAARSGNRIVLRLWRSNIDISQPDGKISWLWDGTIVVEHVQRLFSTLNTPVDTHNLNKPLRQLASAIPESLIVRRSYTSTTWRWNGDTLLGSSNHH from the coding sequence ATGATTTCTCATTGGGTTCAGAGCGTGGTGGATTTTGCTCGGGCACATACGCTCTTGGCGTATGGTCTGGCCTTCCTCCTAACCGGCGCAGAAGCATTTCCAATTGTTGGGGCTCTTGTACCCGGCACCGCCGTGATCATCGCATTGGGTGCTCTTGTACCTGCCGGCGCGTTGCGTTTCTGGCCGCTCGTGGCATTTGCGACCACTGGTGCTATTGCGGGCGATGGGTTCTCATACTGGCTCGGGCATCGCTACAAATTAGAGGCAGCCAACCACTGGCCGCTGAGGGGCCATCCGAGCCTGATTGAGCGTGGAGAAGCCTTTTTCCGCCGGTATGGCGGCAAAGCGATCCTGGTTGCCCGATTCACGCCAGGCGTTCGTGCCGTCGTTCCGCTTGTGGCCGGGATCACCGGAATGCCAGCGGTCCGATTCTATACGCTGAACATCATATCAGCGGTTCTATGGGCGCCGGCTCACGTCGTAATGGGGGTATTGATCGGGGCCTCTCTGACAATTCTGGGAGCTGTCGCCGGACGACTCGAAGCTCTGATTGTCGGTTTCTTCGTCGTATTACTCCTCATCATATGGCTCACCCCACGCGCAATCGGTTGGCTTGTGCGGCTGATGAATCATCTGAGAGGACCGGCGCTAACTTGGGCACGGTCACGCGATAGCTGGTTTCGGCGAAAAATTGTCTCACTGCTCGACCCGGATACCACTGAAATTCCCGGGCTTGTGGCCTTGGGTGGTGTCCTGATCGGCAGTACGTGGCTTTTTTTCGGCGTTATGCAGGACTTAATATCGGGTGACCCGTTAGTTCGGGCGGATCGCTCGCTACTGCATCTGCTCTTATCGATGCATGTCGGTTGGGTGACCCAACTCGCTGCAGCGGTGACCGAAATCGGTAGCGGCACGGGCGCGCTTGCTGCTACGGGTGCAGCTCTGATCTGGCTAGGCAGGCGGAAGGCTTGGCGGGCAATGGTGTATACGGTGAGCACCATATTGGGCGCGGTCCTATTTTCAGCTGGTTTAAACCTCCTTCTGGGCCATTCGAAATCGTTGCTCCTGAACACAGGACAGCGAACATCAATCCTTCCGGGGATCCACTTGGCGGCGTTCGCCGCACTTTTGGGTTTTCTAACGATTGTGATGTGTCGCGAGTTAACAACGCGCTACCGCGTCCTCATCTCGATCATCACGATCACATTCCTGGTCGCATTGGCGTTTTCACGGCTCTATTTGGGGACTGAGTACCTCTCCATTACCTTGGAAAGTATCGCTTTTGGCGCCGCATGGGCGACGCTCCTGAGCATCGCATACCTCGCCCGCAAGGCGGAGGTCGTTCGTCCGGTTGGACTTGGTTGCACAACGGCCATCGTTTTTGTCGTGGTAGGTATGGTCAACATTCGCGTGTTCCACGATACCGACATGCGGCGTTTTTCCCTACAAACCCAGACACAAACGATGTCTCTGACACAGTGGCGGCACGGCGGCTGGACTCACTTGCCGCGGCGCAGACTGGCGTTGTTCGGTGAGTTCGACCAACCTTTTACGGTCCAATGGGTGGGTAGCACCGCAGCGATCCGATCGGAGCTGCATGCTCATGGCTGGACATTGGCACCGCAATGGACCTTCAAATCGATGCTGCAGTTTCTGGCGCCCCACGTGAATCTTGCTTTGCTTCCGGTGTTGCCTCGACTTGCCAGTGGCCGAACCGACGGACTCGTTATGGTTCGGCCATCCGGCGCGGCGAGATCAGGGAACCGCATCGTACTTCGTCTCTGGCGGTCGAATATAGACATTTCGCAGCCCGATGGAAAAATCTCCTGGCTCTGGGATGGCACAATAGTCGTCGAGCACGTTCAACGGCTTTTTTCGACATTGAATACACCAGTCGATACGCACAACCTGAATAAACCTCTGCGCCAACTTGCCTCAGCGATTCCGGAGAGTCTGATCGTTCGGCGCTCGTATACATCAACCACATGGCGATGGAACGGAGACACGCTGCTCGGATCGTCAAATCATCACTAG
- a CDS encoding DotD/TraH family lipoprotein (Members of this family include DotD of type IVB secretion systems and TraH of plasmid conjugative plasmid systems, both lipoproteins.), protein MRVFHHSAIASGLLAAALLAGCATGSVPKVASDVVTPGMPNLQTALNNAILRTDQSVDQLDGEPVMTLASARLPEALPDELEQRIRWNYEGNLGPAVHALGRLINYHVLIHHPKGVAPVLVSVHADQIPVSTVIRTLGIEAGSRATVTVIPAEQTIDVRYPRPDAVAAASGQP, encoded by the coding sequence ATGCGCGTTTTTCACCATTCGGCTATCGCTTCGGGTCTGCTCGCGGCGGCCCTGCTTGCCGGTTGCGCGACCGGCTCGGTTCCGAAAGTCGCTTCGGATGTCGTGACACCCGGCATGCCGAACCTCCAGACGGCGCTCAACAATGCAATCTTGCGCACCGACCAGTCGGTCGATCAGCTCGATGGCGAACCGGTGATGACCCTGGCCTCGGCGCGATTGCCAGAGGCTCTGCCCGACGAACTCGAACAACGCATCCGCTGGAATTACGAGGGTAATCTCGGCCCCGCGGTCCACGCGCTCGGCAGGCTGATCAACTACCATGTGCTGATCCATCATCCGAAAGGTGTCGCCCCGGTTCTGGTCTCGGTTCACGCCGACCAGATCCCCGTCTCGACGGTGATCCGCACGCTCGGCATCGAGGCCGGGTCGCGTGCGACGGTCACCGTCATTCCCGCCGAACAGACGATCGACGTGCGGTATCCGCGACCTGATGCGGTGGCCGCCGCGTCGGGCCAGCCGTGA
- a CDS encoding type IV secretory system conjugative DNA transfer family protein, producing the protein MSRVLPMAVLPVALLLAPAAYAAQALFPQIGISDSPGAIARSLHDNANPLNNPVAGARINGILTGGQAPPSLNELQALRPLTGKHKAISPMRREALRQNALSYGAQGGLAAESYAINLMLVNYQADLDRTFDFGKLMVNVSNGQTLLRPPIVTEAQMAFALAPGGQIAKQTDQVYEITQQAQLASAPPNWRTYLVRTWAKPTPPPSAIRPRTRLEVEYWHKWVAEGWALGEAQGAQIFLDDLSRLENNYIGMVRYQVLLRAGLVESPDLVFHHEAVSGGRNRMLIGNDVIRITNQPGLDPNAANWRSVDVPRGGPIGQPPSR; encoded by the coding sequence ATGAGTCGCGTTCTACCCATGGCCGTGCTGCCGGTCGCCCTGTTGCTGGCACCGGCGGCTTACGCAGCACAGGCGCTGTTCCCCCAGATCGGTATTTCGGACAGTCCCGGCGCGATCGCGCGGAGCCTGCACGATAACGCCAATCCGCTCAACAATCCGGTCGCCGGGGCGCGGATCAACGGCATCCTGACAGGAGGACAGGCTCCACCCTCTCTCAATGAACTCCAGGCACTCCGGCCACTGACGGGTAAGCACAAGGCGATCTCGCCGATGCGACGCGAGGCACTCCGGCAGAACGCGCTCAGCTACGGTGCTCAGGGCGGTCTGGCTGCGGAAAGCTATGCCATCAATCTGATGTTGGTGAATTATCAGGCCGATCTCGATCGCACGTTCGATTTCGGGAAGCTGATGGTCAATGTGAGCAATGGGCAAACCCTGTTGCGTCCACCGATCGTCACCGAGGCGCAAATGGCCTTTGCGCTCGCGCCCGGTGGTCAGATCGCCAAGCAGACCGATCAGGTCTACGAGATCACCCAGCAGGCACAGCTTGCCTCCGCGCCGCCCAACTGGCGCACCTATCTGGTCCGAACCTGGGCGAAGCCGACACCCCCGCCGAGCGCGATCAGGCCGCGCACGCGACTGGAAGTCGAATACTGGCACAAATGGGTGGCCGAAGGCTGGGCGCTGGGCGAGGCCCAGGGTGCCCAGATCTTCCTCGACGATCTGAGCCGTCTCGAGAACAATTATATCGGGATGGTCCGCTACCAGGTGCTCCTGCGCGCCGGCCTCGTGGAATCCCCCGATCTGGTCTTTCATCACGAGGCGGTCTCCGGTGGGCGCAACCGCATGCTGATCGGCAACGACGTCATCCGGATCACCAATCAGCCGGGCCTCGATCCCAACGCCGCGAACTGGCGTTCGGTCGATGTCCCGCGTGGCGGGCCGATCGGCCAGCCACCTTCACGCTGA
- a CDS encoding ATPase, T2SS/T4P/T4SS family gives MVSRGPDNRPIDDYRKFHRPILIDPSDNFDRPVAVQEFLRRAVQEGVSELFFGDQRPVVAKIDWEFCTTTHHLLTPHDLKGLRKFLFGDHTQPASPHRHWHKIGRVHLKDREYLRYEVTETEIHDASELRGHEIVLRLLPNVLPDIHFYELDRELWDHLPRSGLVLVSGGIDSDATGLIAALVRWVVEDRSVEHRAVIYGLTDYSFTQEIRPIEWEKSSILQIETPPGEPLNRAMVQATSIGADVVAIGACRDPATMEIALALAAEGKRVFVGVNASGVMNTVARVLALLSRGQGEDYAPGLPELALKLRTIISQKMVRNQQGSISALQEYQIVGPTLREALLQTAPSGWLLPFLKSFEEEGESFAACASVARNAGVISPEVFRRVVAETTAPIIPRRPRKSKP, from the coding sequence ATGGTCAGCAGAGGTCCAGACAATCGTCCGATTGATGACTATCGGAAATTCCACCGCCCCATCCTGATCGATCCGTCCGACAATTTCGATCGACCTGTTGCGGTGCAGGAGTTTCTCCGCCGTGCCGTGCAGGAAGGTGTCAGCGAATTGTTCTTCGGCGATCAGCGACCGGTCGTCGCGAAGATCGACTGGGAATTTTGCACGACGACGCACCACCTGCTCACCCCCCACGATCTGAAGGGTCTCCGGAAATTCCTGTTTGGCGATCACACCCAACCCGCCAGCCCCCATCGGCACTGGCATAAGATCGGCCGGGTGCATCTGAAGGACAGGGAATATCTGCGCTATGAGGTCACCGAGACCGAGATCCATGACGCATCGGAACTCCGCGGCCATGAGATCGTCCTGCGTCTCCTGCCCAATGTTCTGCCTGACATTCATTTCTATGAACTCGATCGAGAACTGTGGGATCATCTGCCGCGGAGTGGTCTTGTGCTGGTCAGCGGCGGCATCGACAGCGACGCGACGGGCCTGATCGCAGCCCTTGTCCGTTGGGTTGTGGAAGACCGCAGCGTCGAGCACCGAGCCGTCATCTACGGGTTGACGGATTATTCGTTCACCCAGGAAATCCGGCCGATCGAATGGGAAAAATCCTCGATCCTGCAGATCGAGACACCGCCAGGCGAACCTCTGAACCGGGCGATGGTGCAGGCGACTTCGATTGGCGCGGACGTTGTGGCGATCGGTGCATGCCGTGATCCCGCGACGATGGAAATCGCGCTGGCGCTCGCGGCGGAGGGCAAGCGGGTGTTCGTGGGCGTCAACGCCAGTGGCGTGATGAATACAGTGGCGCGGGTTCTGGCGCTGCTGAGCCGGGGGCAGGGGGAGGATTACGCCCCTGGCCTACCTGAACTCGCGCTGAAGCTGCGCACGATCATTTCGCAGAAGATGGTCCGCAACCAGCAGGGATCGATCTCGGCGCTTCAGGAATACCAGATCGTTGGTCCTACGCTCCGCGAAGCCCTGCTTCAGACTGCGCCAAGCGGCTGGTTGCTGCCTTTCCTGAAGAGTTTCGAGGAGGAAGGCGAGAGTTTTGCGGCCTGCGCCAGCGTTGCTCGCAACGCCGGTGTGATCAGCCCGGAGGTGTTTCGTCGCGTCGTCGCCGAAACAACCGCGCCCATCATTCCCCGTCGTCCCCGGAAATCGAAGCCATGA
- a CDS encoding type IV pilus twitching motility protein PilT: MVEPNRHELRIVPASEAPPDALSVKHALDTDLVFEPMPPRMYEADWNRFMVWAADRNVSDIRLQPFAPAFVQRYGRLRPATPRDLTIPEVETATNLFYGADGMARLKQGMDFDVSFKARPERNRSIRFRVNATGCETHGVVTVSIVARVLPERAPDLSSLALEPEILAAYRVSKGVVIVSGGTENGKSTLLAAMIRAMLLDLNADLSILEYASPIEFVYDDVRGASALISPAEIPRDVPSFAAGARNAKRRNPKVAVLGEIRDAETMVVMSQMAISGTAIYGTMHAGSVEETTQIAVSLCPVNERNAVAVQLGQSLRLIINQRLVPSVDGKRTALREFLVFDKPLNHRLVSASPDDWPLICREALRTQGQSFSVATDRALAQGRISEETAFYFKKEFGDVA; encoded by the coding sequence ATGGTTGAACCCAACCGTCACGAGCTTCGGATCGTTCCTGCTTCCGAAGCCCCGCCAGATGCCCTCTCGGTGAAGCACGCGCTTGACACGGATCTCGTATTCGAGCCGATGCCACCGCGGATGTACGAGGCGGACTGGAACCGCTTCATGGTCTGGGCGGCCGATCGCAACGTCTCGGATATCAGGTTGCAACCTTTCGCGCCGGCGTTCGTCCAGCGCTACGGTCGGTTGCGGCCGGCAACCCCGCGCGATCTCACCATCCCCGAGGTCGAAACCGCCACCAACCTGTTTTACGGCGCGGATGGCATGGCCCGGCTCAAACAGGGCATGGATTTCGACGTCAGCTTCAAGGCGCGACCAGAGCGGAATCGTTCGATCCGGTTTCGGGTCAATGCGACCGGTTGCGAGACCCATGGTGTCGTCACGGTCTCGATCGTCGCCCGCGTCCTGCCCGAACGGGCACCCGACCTGTCCAGCCTCGCCCTCGAACCCGAAATCCTCGCCGCTTATCGGGTCAGCAAAGGGGTGGTTATCGTCAGCGGCGGCACCGAGAACGGTAAATCGACCCTGTTGGCCGCAATGATCCGCGCCATGCTGCTCGACCTCAACGCCGATCTCTCGATCCTCGAATACGCCTCGCCGATCGAGTTCGTCTATGACGATGTGCGCGGTGCGTCCGCATTGATCAGCCCGGCCGAAATCCCGCGCGACGTCCCCAGTTTTGCCGCGGGCGCCCGCAACGCCAAGCGGCGCAACCCCAAGGTCGCCGTGCTCGGCGAGATCCGTGATGCCGAAACCATGGTGGTGATGTCACAGATGGCGATCTCGGGCACCGCGATCTACGGCACCATGCACGCGGGGTCGGTCGAGGAAACCACCCAGATCGCGGTCAGCCTGTGCCCGGTCAATGAACGCAATGCGGTCGCCGTCCAGCTGGGTCAGTCGCTGCGGTTGATCATCAATCAACGTCTGGTTCCCTCGGTGGATGGCAAACGCACCGCGTTGCGGGAGTTCCTCGTCTTCGACAAGCCCCTGAACCATCGGCTGGTCAGCGCCTCGCCCGATGACTGGCCGCTGATTTGCCGCGAAGCGCTGCGAACCCAGGGGCAGAGTTTCTCGGTCGCAACCGACCGCGCGCTCGCCCAGGGGCGTATCTCCGAAGAAACCGCGTTTTATTTCAAAAAGGAGTTTGGTGATGTGGCGTGA
- the icmT gene encoding IcmT/TraK family protein, whose amino-acid sequence MWRDTMKPLRLFIIDAWALVPALIFLLYWSFTTLVIALVGIIFFGVIGWFGVNIVATMRILRRWLVGPLRPAVPRDRKRRFV is encoded by the coding sequence ATGTGGCGTGACACGATGAAGCCGCTGCGGCTGTTCATTATCGATGCCTGGGCCTTGGTCCCCGCCCTGATCTTCCTGCTCTACTGGTCATTCACCACGCTGGTGATCGCGCTGGTCGGCATCATCTTCTTCGGCGTGATCGGCTGGTTCGGGGTCAATATCGTCGCGACCATGCGGATCCTGCGACGCTGGCTGGTCGGGCCGCTGCGTCCGGCGGTTCCGCGCGACCGCAAACGGCGTTTCGTGTGA
- a CDS encoding lytic transglycosylase domain-containing protein, whose amino-acid sequence MSRRGAFSSAVGVLMGLSAISSVPQAWAGPYHDATRPVPIAATPQAADHTIRSCIDAAAGLYHLPPALFMILLHVEGGRPGFVSFNTNGTVDIGPMQINQIWLPTLARHWHATTRATFRAIRDNFCANVAAGGWILARSIHDADGHLWQGVAYYHSRTPRYQSAYLRAVLREVERLEAEVGHAPSSPGHRS is encoded by the coding sequence ATGAGCAGGCGGGGCGCGTTCAGCAGCGCGGTCGGCGTGCTGATGGGATTGAGCGCCATCTCGTCCGTCCCGCAAGCATGGGCAGGGCCTTATCACGACGCGACCCGGCCGGTGCCGATCGCTGCGACACCGCAGGCCGCGGATCATACGATCAGATCCTGCATCGACGCCGCGGCAGGTTTGTATCATCTGCCGCCCGCCCTGTTCATGATCCTCCTTCATGTCGAAGGAGGGCGTCCGGGTTTCGTCAGCTTCAATACCAACGGCACCGTCGATATCGGCCCGATGCAGATCAACCAGATCTGGTTGCCGACACTGGCGCGTCACTGGCATGCAACGACACGGGCGACCTTCCGGGCGATCCGGGATAATTTCTGCGCCAATGTCGCGGCGGGTGGCTGGATCCTGGCACGCTCGATCCACGATGCCGATGGCCATCTCTGGCAGGGGGTGGCGTATTACCATTCCCGCACCCCGCGCTATCAATCGGCCTACCTGCGGGCCGTCCTGCGCGAGGTTGAGCGACTCGAAGCCGAAGTCGGTCACGCCCCCTCGTCACCGGGGCACCGATCATGA
- a CDS encoding secretion/conjugation apparatus DotM-related subunit — translation MSGNVRQQQAAVESVVLSLAFILVALVFVLGFAWLKAHTAISRAVLEFMAFQILHFDWTPATHAHALADEIRTIPASSLSIVGLFRVVGAVSALFAVPLSIFVTVLGIILVIFAPASRYATPLDLDGLIKAQAPVFRSIAAYLPRRLVPVAPNLPAPRPADPALHLGEWLACHALGETGVFQQDQAVAALEAQLGDSWSGIDRAPASARMMIAVCGLHACRRRKEATALLGLVSESLAVNAAQEGGTGPEHPLVLSSTIMQAVDRILSETPVRSEVEPVLRQHGFVTTAVMGLLNFARARAGLLPPAQFNFLKLIDRNLWYALQSLGFPVSETEDGPFPNPKIEALGARAHWQTERAERVALVLPHIEMAIDLVVGRVDAASTRQQPLKDLR, via the coding sequence ATGAGCGGCAACGTCCGCCAGCAGCAGGCGGCTGTCGAAAGTGTCGTCCTGTCGCTGGCGTTCATACTTGTCGCCCTCGTGTTCGTCCTCGGCTTCGCCTGGCTGAAGGCCCACACGGCGATCTCGCGTGCCGTGCTGGAGTTCATGGCATTCCAGATCCTGCATTTCGACTGGACACCCGCGACGCACGCGCACGCGCTGGCCGACGAGATCAGGACGATCCCGGCATCCTCCCTGTCCATCGTCGGATTGTTCCGGGTGGTCGGTGCGGTCTCGGCGCTGTTCGCTGTCCCATTGTCGATCTTTGTGACGGTACTCGGGATCATTCTGGTGATCTTTGCCCCGGCAAGCCGCTACGCGACACCGCTCGACCTCGATGGCCTGATCAAGGCGCAGGCGCCGGTGTTCCGCTCGATCGCCGCCTATCTGCCGCGCCGCCTCGTACCGGTCGCCCCGAACCTGCCGGCACCACGACCCGCCGATCCGGCGTTGCATCTTGGCGAGTGGCTCGCCTGCCACGCCTTGGGCGAGACGGGAGTGTTTCAGCAGGATCAGGCGGTTGCAGCGCTCGAGGCACAGCTGGGCGATTCATGGAGCGGCATCGATCGGGCTCCCGCCTCGGCACGCATGATGATCGCCGTCTGCGGATTGCACGCGTGCCGCCGGCGCAAGGAGGCCACCGCATTACTCGGGCTCGTATCGGAGAGTCTGGCGGTCAATGCCGCACAGGAAGGCGGTACGGGGCCAGAGCACCCCCTCGTGCTGTCGTCCACCATCATGCAGGCGGTCGACCGGATCCTCTCCGAAACCCCGGTCCGCTCCGAAGTCGAACCCGTGCTGCGTCAGCATGGCTTCGTGACCACCGCCGTGATGGGATTGTTGAATTTCGCGCGGGCACGCGCCGGACTGCTTCCGCCGGCGCAGTTCAATTTCCTGAAACTGATCGACCGGAACCTCTGGTACGCGCTGCAATCGCTCGGCTTTCCTGTCTCGGAGACCGAGGACGGGCCGTTTCCCAATCCGAAGATCGAGGCGCTCGGGGCGCGGGCGCATTGGCAGACCGAACGCGCCGAGCGTGTCGCCCTGGTCCTGCCGCATATCGAAATGGCGATCGATCTCGTGGTCGGGCGGGTCGACGCAGCAAGCACCAGGCAACAGCCGCTGAAGGATCTCAGATGA
- a CDS encoding type IV secretory system conjugative DNA transfer family protein, with product MIPREVKGPEANTERAGPQLTRDIRPGSVRFLQALQTPLSGFLLIAGGVGSFFAPVILDPVVVLAVIIATYVLTRPTILPMRLPSYARGRDRNHPSPRDRSPQKPAGIFYLGADFRTGQQIWLTNEDCRQHGVVPGTTGAGKTYTLVSMVANSLIHGSGFIFVDGKADNSLYAMLYSQARRFNREDDVVALNFLVASGNRDTNTFNPFASCNADVLRELLVSQIERNPQGGANDPNGVFLSRAVALLGALAPVLVWLRDNRNIPIDIEKIRLATELRSVIALALHSKYRLRDPEAGTFTEIDLKEEPAIPPAYLFPLQAYLGETGGFDVGSFGKDSSAAKIEEALRRSDEPARQHSFAVMHFSQTFTQMAVSLGHIFKVESSDIDMRDIVLNRRILAVNLPTLENSGESTAALGKIVVATLRNMMAQTLGADLEGNFDDIIANNAAESATPFPVIFDEVGYYAVTSMDKMMAMGRKLGLFFLLGFQEIVALKVRMGESALSMLGNANLQIITRLQEGSETRSYIEKTAGDTYVTQASRFDATGLGGYSEGMQAEVRQVSRVDWQDVRGLIEGEAIMLYGRFRVYAKTFDAEPKAQGALRINRPLALLPAAKQSGVTRDGWVQAALTALQDDRPVAAEPGGPFEAIIRSLEPAIKAVMVKTGSGELVGEAGDTAIGDAITAALADLDPDMRAPGIYYQAFQVFPRMPDDEKEGDERKRPRYDLKRFMLQRSVIHRDDAKTAEGKPVDGAASDQLSLPAGRNLMTLIPDEELRIQAALGGISVRDYLISLDYLIETFRQAIPPSGSTEQGDAVAMAAPPIPPTQHRATTDDPAASDAREAGQGEAGQGVQDAAAPGQDAPVGSPVLNGGTGEDQSKPAPDDATATQRRFSPGR from the coding sequence ATGATCCCGCGCGAAGTCAAAGGCCCGGAAGCCAATACCGAACGGGCCGGGCCACAGCTGACCCGCGACATCCGCCCCGGATCGGTGCGGTTTCTCCAGGCGCTGCAGACCCCGCTCAGCGGGTTTCTCCTGATCGCGGGTGGAGTCGGATCGTTCTTCGCGCCGGTGATCCTCGATCCGGTCGTGGTGCTGGCGGTCATCATCGCGACCTACGTGCTGACGCGCCCGACCATCCTGCCGATGCGCCTGCCGAGCTACGCCCGCGGGCGCGATCGCAACCATCCGTCACCACGCGACCGCTCGCCCCAGAAACCGGCGGGGATTTTCTATCTCGGGGCGGATTTTCGGACCGGGCAACAGATCTGGCTCACCAACGAGGATTGCCGTCAGCATGGCGTGGTGCCCGGCACCACCGGCGCAGGGAAGACCTACACCCTGGTCAGCATGGTCGCGAATTCCCTCATCCACGGCAGCGGGTTCATCTTCGTCGACGGCAAGGCGGATAACAGCCTGTACGCCATGCTCTATTCCCAGGCCCGCCGTTTCAACCGCGAGGATGACGTGGTGGCGCTGAATTTTCTGGTCGCCAGCGGCAACCGCGATACCAACACCTTCAACCCGTTCGCCTCGTGCAACGCCGACGTGCTGCGCGAATTGCTGGTCAGCCAGATCGAGCGTAACCCGCAGGGTGGGGCCAACGATCCGAACGGTGTCTTCCTCTCGCGCGCGGTCGCTCTGCTCGGTGCCCTGGCCCCCGTGCTGGTATGGCTGCGCGACAACCGCAACATCCCGATCGATATCGAGAAGATCCGCCTCGCCACCGAATTGCGCTCGGTCATCGCACTCGCGCTGCACTCGAAATACCGTCTGCGCGATCCCGAGGCCGGCACCTTCACCGAGATCGATCTCAAGGAGGAACCGGCGATCCCGCCCGCCTATCTATTCCCCCTGCAAGCCTATCTGGGTGAGACCGGCGGGTTCGATGTCGGCAGTTTCGGCAAGGACAGTTCCGCCGCAAAGATCGAGGAGGCGTTGCGGCGGAGCGATGAACCGGCCCGGCAGCACTCGTTCGCCGTGATGCACTTCTCCCAGACCTTCACCCAGATGGCGGTATCGCTCGGTCACATCTTCAAGGTCGAGAGCAGCGATATCGACATGCGCGACATCGTGCTCAATCGCCGGATTCTGGCGGTCAATCTCCCGACCCTGGAGAACTCAGGCGAAAGTACCGCGGCTTTGGGCAAGATCGTCGTCGCGACATTGCGCAACATGATGGCGCAGACGCTGGGGGCCGATCTCGAGGGAAATTTCGACGACATCATCGCGAACAACGCGGCCGAGTCCGCGACGCCGTTCCCGGTGATCTTCGATGAGGTCGGCTACTATGCCGTGACCTCGATGGACAAGATGATGGCGATGGGGCGCAAGCTCGGCCTGTTCTTCCTGCTCGGGTTTCAGGAGATCGTGGCGCTCAAGGTCAGGATGGGGGAATCAGCGCTATCCATGCTCGGCAACGCCAATCTCCAGATCATCACCCGTCTGCAGGAGGGATCCGAGACGAGGAGTTATATCGAGAAGACCGCCGGCGACACCTACGTCACCCAGGCCAGCCGTTTCGATGCGACCGGATTGGGCGGCTATTCGGAAGGGATGCAGGCCGAGGTCCGCCAGGTCTCACGGGTCGATTGGCAGGATGTCCGGGGATTGATCGAGGGTGAGGCGATCATGCTCTACGGGCGCTTTCGGGTCTATGCCAAGACGTTCGATGCTGAGCCGAAGGCGCAGGGGGCCTTGCGGATCAACCGCCCGCTCGCCCTGCTGCCCGCCGCTAAGCAGTCGGGCGTAACCCGCGACGGCTGGGTCCAGGCGGCGCTCACGGCCCTGCAGGACGATCGACCGGTTGCCGCAGAACCGGGTGGTCCGTTCGAGGCGATCATCCGATCCCTGGAGCCGGCGATCAAGGCGGTGATGGTGAAAACCGGGTCGGGCGAGCTGGTAGGCGAGGCGGGCGATACCGCCATCGGCGATGCGATCACCGCGGCTCTTGCCGATCTTGATCCGGACATGCGCGCACCCGGCATCTACTATCAGGCGTTCCAGGTGTTCCCGCGCATGCCTGACGATGAAAAGGAGGGCGATGAACGGAAGCGCCCCCGCTATGATCTCAAACGCTTCATGCTCCAACGGTCCGTCATCCACCGCGATGATGCCAAAACCGCCGAAGGTAAACCGGTCGATGGCGCTGCATCCGATCAGCTGTCGTTACCGGCAGGCCGCAATCTCATGACGCTCATTCCCGATGAAGAACTACGCATCCAAGCCGCGTTGGGTGGGATTTCGGTTCGGGATTATCTCATCAGTCTGGACTATCTGATCGAGACCTTCCGCCAGGCGATCCCACCGTCCGGATCGACGGAACAGGGCGATGCTGTCGCGATGGCAGCGCCACCGATACCACCGACACAACACCGCGCAACAACGGACGATCCGGCGGCTTCGGACGCTCGTGAGGCAGGGCAGGGGGAGGCAGGGCAGGGTGTGCAGGACGCAGCTGCGCCTGGTCAGGATGCCCCGGTCGGATCGCCGGTGTTGAATGGCGGAACTGGCGAGGATCAAAGCAAACCGGCACCGGACGATGCCACCGCCACCCAGCGACGGTTCAGCCCGGGACGATAA